A window of Castanea sativa cultivar Marrone di Chiusa Pesio chromosome 8, ASM4071231v1 genomic DNA:
GACGAACTTGGTTCAGAAATAGCACAGATTGCTGTGCCAGCTGCACTGGCTATGGCAGCTGACCCTATTGCTTCTCTTATTGACACAGCTTTCATTGGCCAAATAGGTATTTTCCATTTCTCTTTACTGTTTTGCTTGGCTTATGAGGCATGGTCTTGAATGAGAAATCATCTTCCTTCACCATTCCATGCTTTCTATTCCAAGTATAAAATGAGGTTCACACTTGGGTTTATACGTTGTTTACTCTGAAATTTTGGTTGGTCATTTGTTTCTGCAGCTGCcccttatcttttattttatgtaatttaataATGTTAAGGACAGCCCAAGGTGTTACATGGCAGTAATATTGCCCCATTAGTAGATGCTGTAAAAGTTTGACAGAGCTGctcataaaatttattattgattCAGTAGATTCTCGTGTCAAAAGTGCCTTAGCTTTCTGATGTTTCTACATTCGTTTGCTAAGATGACAGTAGTAGACTATAAATGAATGATATTATCAAAAGATTAGGTTTTGTTGTCACAATCATGGACTTTTTTTAAGTTATACGCATGAACTAAAAAGTCAAATATGATTCTAGATGTAATCATACTTTTGTTTTGGATAGAATGTTTGTTATTGCAGAAACCGATTAATGGAGTTGCCTTGATCCATACAGGTCCAGTGGAACTTGCAGCTGTAGGAGTTTCGATTGCTCTATTCAATCAAGTATCAAGGATTGCAATATTCCCACTTGTCAGTGTCACTACATCTTTTGTTGCAGAGGAAGATGCTATTGGAAGTGTGAGCCATGAAGCACAGGATTGTGAACACTTGGAAACAGGTTCAACTACGAATGGGGAAGACAAAGAGTTGATTCCAAAAAATGGTATACTctccttttttctcttatttcactctttaagcatttttaatgataaaacattggtttttatctttttaaatatCAGATACTTTTTACTGTTCATACACTACCTAAGTTGATGTAGTAAGTTATATTGGTCCCTTCAAATTTTCTCTATCAGGTACATGTGAGAATGCAAACAAGTCACAATCAAATGGTGGGAGCTTTGAAATAGTTAAGATTGACAATGAAAGAAGGCATATTCCGTCAGCCTCATCAGCATTAGTTATTGGGAGCATACTTGGCCTCATTCAAGCCATATTCCTCATATTTGGAGCAAAACCTCTATTAGGCTTCATGGGAGTTAATTCTGTAAGTTCTTAAGTTAAAGTAATAAGTAAATCCAGCACTTATTGtgctcaatttttttattgttttatatatatatatatatatatatatatatatatatgatttactCTGTGTTTACTCTAATTTCAAGTCCCTTGATTTATTACTATGTCAATGTTTTAACAGCATTGCGCTATCAATTATATATAGGATTCTCCAATGCTAACTCCTGCACAACAGTACTTGACATTGAGGTCACTTGGTGCTCCTGCGGTTCTTCTTTCATTGGCCATGCAAGGGGTGTTTCGTGGATTTAAGGACACAACAACACCTTTATACGCCACTGGTATACCTTAGCAGATGGGAACAGTTCAACTTATGATTTATCTTTTTCagcttataataaataaaaaacaatttctgCCAGCACtccattttgattatttttttaatcttatcaATTGCAGTGGCAGGAGATGTAACAAACATTATACTCGATCCActatttatgtttgttttccGTATGGGTATCAGTGGGGCAGCCATTGCACATGTTATATCTCAGTAAGTGTAATCTAATCTTTCTCCACAGAGTATTTTGCATGTATTGTGACTGGGGACTTGCTTTTTATGGTTTTAACATGTTCATGGTTGGGACTAAGGCATggctattgttgttgttgttgtataggTACCTAATTTCAGTTATactcttgtggaaattgataaaaaaagtTGATCTCTTACCTCCAAGTATCAAGCATATGCAATTTGGTCGATTTCTTAAAAATGGTAAGGGTATAACTTTGCTTTAAGAAATGCTTTACCAAAAACTAATACATATTGTTtacaatctaaaatttttttaacttgagTTTGCTCACTCTCATATCTCTACTTCTTGGCTAGAGAGCTTTGGATGTAACATGACGGGTGTTGTGGTGTATCCACTTAAATGTAGAAAAGTAACTTGTTAGATGGAGCAGTATCTGTAGGAAATAAAGTCAATATCGATTTCATTGGGATAAGGATGGCAAAAATGTCCCGACCTACTTGACCCTCCCTACCCCACTCTACCCAGGATTTCTCTGCCCAGAAGAGAGGATGGGTTTTGACCGCCCTGTCCCTTGAGTTTGgtttaatatatgtataaattatttttatgtttattcatATCCTATTTACTTATAGCTTATCTGGCACAGTGTCATTTCGCCATCTCCATTTTGTTAGTCCCCAAATTTCAATTAGCATTGCAATTAGTAACTAACATAGAAAAAACATAAATGATTGAAAATGATACTGCCAACATACTTTAATCAAGAAACTCAATAACTATAACATTTGGTAATTTGTAGTTTCTGGTAGCTTATTTGCTAAATATGAgacaaaatatatagtttttgtaAGCTTTTATAAATGCGTAACAAAAAGATACATGTAAGCTAATTTTTTGAAAAGGCCagttctggtttttttttttttttttttattaattttttttaaaataaagctGAAACAAAATGGAATTGTCTCTAAAATGTTTTTGGCCTTTACATGAAAGTTTTCCACCTATTTCTTTTAGCGTATCATTAAAAATGGTAATTGTTTTATAGATTTCACCATTGCATTAGAAAATAATACCGGACATTTTAAAGTTGATACCCCACtagtcttttcttcttttgtgcCTGAACTCCAGGTTTTCTACTATTAATGAGGGTCATTGCTGCGACATTCTGTGTGACTCTGGCTGCATCAATGGCTGCACGCTTGGGGTCAACACCCATGGCTGCATTTCAAGTTTGCTTGCAGGTTTGGTTGACAACATCACTTCTTGCTGATGGGTTGGCTGTTGCTGGGCAGGTTAGAAACGATTTCTTTGTTGACCGCTGGAACATtactttatatatgtatatattctCAAAGACTGGATGAAGTATTGTGCCAATAAAGGCCTAAAGAGATAAAGATAACGGAAGCAATTTAGATTACCATCTCCAACATATACTTTTTCTTGTGTTCCGCAGCAAAGTACTTACATAAATCTAATCAAGATTGTAGTAGTTCTGCAATTTTGTGAGATTGCTTTTCCCAAATCTCCTGGACCTGAATTCATGATTGTCAGATTCGCTTTCTTGCCAGCTTTCTGAAGACAATCTAATCCCAGATTGTTACTTGCCCAGCTTttttgaataagaaattaacatCAGCTTCACCTTAGAAAGTAAAggaatttgttttttataaagTGAGCAAAACCTTTTATAGATCTTGGCAGAAATTTTGATCAAAATTAAGTaaagaatattattttttaactacCTATGATAATGTATAGTGTTTGTATCCTGCATTGACTTGGTAATATCATTCCCTCGTTTTGTATTAATGCATGTACTAAACTTTAGTTGCCTTTCAAATTCAATCTCAGGCAATACTTGCAAGTGCATTTGCAAAGAAGGATTACAAGAAGGCTGAAGCAGCCGCATCCCGAGTATTTCAGGTTTTGTGTCatgtctttcttcttcttattcatGTTTGTACTGTATCATTTTATATGACAGAAAGATCATATATGTCTTACTAGTACTAAGAGTCTGTGATGTTTTTGTACTGCAGTTGGGATTGGTTCTTGGTTTGATACTTGCAACCATCGTTGGAGTGGGGCTACATTTTGGAGCACGATTATTTACAAAGGATGTTCTTGTCCTCCAACTTATTAGTAGAGGCCTTCCGGTAGTCCTTGCATTAGAAAATAGTAATACCACATTGTTTGGTCCCATACGATGCAGGATCTAATATTTCTTTTTGTCCATATCAGTTTGTTGCAGCTACTCAACCTATCAATGCCTTGGCCTTTGTTTTCGATGGCATCAACTTTGGAGCATCTGATTTTGCATATTCAGCTTATTCCATGGCAAGTCTATAAGTCCCTTTTCCATACTACGAAGATATTATATATGATTGTTATGAAAATGAACAAGTATGGTGAAGTGGTATATCTTATGTTGTTTGCCACCGCTgaaatgttaagaacatattcTGCCCATTCAAATAGTGGgggagaaaaaaggaagaaaaaaagatttcaacAGTTTGACATTCTTTTTTCTCCAGATTATGGTGGCTATTATCAGCATTCTATGTCTATTTCTTCTCTCCGCCGGTCATGGGTTCATTGGAATCTGGGTTGCCCTGACCATCTACATGAGTCTTCGTACATTTGCTGGCTTTTGGAGGTAATTTTCCTCATCAGAATTCCTCTTAATAAATAGGGTCCAACAtgtttggatttttaattttttaatgggagataGAGTAGAGACAGAGTTTGAATTCAAGACCacctactctgataccatgataatctaaaaaagaagaaaagaaaaaccagcACCAGGTGCCTCTGTTTTGCATTTGAAACCTGGATTGAAATCCAGACCTTATGCGCGAAATGGTCACGATGTTTAATTATGGTTCTTGtaaaaacatttaaattcaaGCTCACCCTTTTTCTAGGTATCCTTGCTAAACTTATGCCCATGATTTACAGGATAGGGACAGGAACAGGTCCTTGGAACTTTCTCCGCAGCTAATGACATTGGTTATGGTTCCGTAGTTTCTCCATAGTTTTATTCTCAGGGAAACTATTTGCAGTTAAAGCATCTTTTCTTAGCCTTTCCTGTGGCATGCGTGAAGTCCAGCCCGGGACATTTCTCCTCCATATACTTCTTTGTACAGAAAAATGGAATATATTCATAAcaagaaaatagagaaatgaaatatttaGAGCAAGTTATATATTAACCTATTATAATTAGGGATTATTGTAATGATATTCTTTCAGACTGTAATAATTCCCTTTAAAAATTTGTCATATTATATTCCCTTAAGAGTTACCTACTTTAGAAAATATCAATGATATGCATATCTTCCCACAACAATCTGAACTCTTTAGATGACTACAGAAGGTGCTCAAAATTCTGGAAATAATTAGCTCTAGCTTGCATAGAAGAGCCAGTCTCTATAATTGAAAGTGATGCTTTTGTTTCCTTGAAAAAGagacattgttttttttttttccccctaataGAAATCCAATCCAATTTTCTTGGTATAGACAAATAGTATCCCATGAATAGAACCTTTTTAGAGTTACTATTATTAGTACCAAGGATTTTGCTTTGTAAAGCTTTAGTAATatcaaaagagagaagaaatacttAATTTTCTCAATGTATGTGGTAtttaaaaattcaacccaaaagaaaattctaaaattttgggttggTTATGGATCCTCTAGGTCAGttatatgtattttatttttcacattaACACAGCATTTCAGTCTATTCCCTTTCAGTCTATTTCAGTTCATCTCGGTCCACTTTGACATACATCAgtctatttggtccactttaaTCTTTTCGGTTCACTTCAGTCTAATTTCGGTCCATTTCGAACTAATTGTACTTTAAATTGATTCCTTTTGAGGTCAAATTTTTCAGCctcatatctcaaattttttcttctattttttgggtaaaaattaataatttgtatttattataatttggaatttctactttttccattcaccaaaaaaaaaaaaaaatctaaaggtGTGATGAATACGTGGGGTGAATTTTGTAGATTGGAAGAgttttaaaataacaaaagagTGATCTTATTTTGTATGGAGTTAGTGAGTAGATGTTGGAATTTAAATCAACGTAAAAGTAGAAGTTTATTAGAAGCAGGAAGACATTTTAACGTAAATGtaggaaattattatttttgtcaatttactattttaacctcatttttaagttttaggtaagggtatttttgacaataaaaaaatcaataactaactttattttgtcaatttactattttaacctcatttttaaattgttggcTAATTaatttaggagtatttttgacaggagaaaaaagtaataactaactttctgaatcctcttataataataactagcctctgagcacgtgcgtgagcgcatgctcagaggctcttctattttttgagtaaagattaataatttacacttattataatttgagatttttacttttttcaattacaaaaaaaaaaaaaaaaaaaaaatctaagggtgtgatgaataCGTGGGGTGAGTTTTATAGATTGGAgaagttttaaaactaacaaaagagtgatcctattttatagagagttagtgagtagatgtaggaatttaaatcaacATAAAAGTAGAAGTTCATTAGAAGTAAGAAGACATTTCAACGTACAagtagaaatttattatttttgttaatttactattttaaccccaattttaagttttaggtaagggtattttttacagtaaaaaaagcaataactaaatttcttttgtcaatttactattttaatccCACTTTTAagttgttggttaattaatttaaggaaatttttgacaagaaaaaaagtaataactaactttctgaatcttcttaatatatacagatGTGTTTCATGGAATAAGgagtgtatttttttatataatataatattattaaaaatgttcaAAATTAGTGACcgtatatgtgtgtatatatatgtaagtgcacaattgcacctggccccaagaacgtttatgggctcaggcccaatgagccttaaacaatatgaatttgtagagtgtgggcttgaaacccaggttagaagtgtgtgaggattaaatgacaaactaagaCTGCAAGCACTCGGAAACAATAGGGAATATTGAAAATCagtctcctcggacgtgagccgagagtagttcttatattatttctttctttctttttcttttcccttttttagaATACAAAAGAGTCCCCCCCATTCCTGTTCTAGATccttccttaaatacttctcttttcaatactttgtacacgtgttgccccaactcccccttagcctagatatttcttttctcagtgcctttgaatagtaaccagaagtttcccttccactgttcaggtgtcacttccccattaatgcggccagggtggtaggtgcagggtctttaatgtggaggtggcagcctttatctttgacatttttccaacatcggtgcttctaggacattcaagggttcaccccctttaaccattggttttgtTCGTGtccttccctaacctttaccatgaagtctcgggTTCTCCGGTATCAGTCCGAAGGtaaaaatcatcctcggctggaccctcggaccctcggaccctcggcgtatgggccgacccgtagtactattaagtcctaaacccaagagcaagtcggccttccttagcatgacccaatagcccatattcccatcaaggtctttttaccccccacaatagcccctcaaaactctaattttcgacatccgaggagaaaaatagggttttgatctgacgaggaTCCACTTCACACATTTTgtaagtgatggcacgtgtggaaatcgtttcgcatcccagaagatgccacttggcggtttccttttcaaaaacgcgcgcatttattactgtaagttactctttgtctcccatgttcaacggtgagatgggcatccaacggttctcgttactccacgaaattttaggcgggacaaatataatttcgaggccgccttttcgcacgtcgtgacgcttcgggaacctgcgccttcatttaattcctcagggactaatcccatcaaaacatcaactATCGTACCTtacttgcagaaaaccgtggaaacttGCACActttcaaccttgtaagttcttgctccttctattcttaaccttttctcctcggtcTTTGTCCTCGGCTGTCACTACAaacattctccctcttagagtttaacctttcgttcctctgtaatgggaagattcaagtgtctagttgataccgccgctgggatggaaggctttagggccaagtaccgtattcccagcgacgtagggttaaaatattgcccggcagaagccgtggccggttctaggaaagagggagaggttatcatcccaatgatagccttcatagaaggtgggatgaccctcccaatgaaaccggTAACtagggagtatcttcgcaaccaccggttgtgccctgaccagtgcctcccaaacgtttttagagttttgggtagtgtagatgctctaaacgagcagatgggtttaaaccttacatggcacgatgtcgtgtttctatatgagtcccataaactttccaacgtaggttactacattaagtcccgttctagtgttgttaggttaatctcctgtctgcccaaatccaacaaaggcatgaaggacgaccacctgatcgtctttgggaactggcacgacggcctccactgcccagttgagtggggggatccaggtgcgatgccgtaggattaatctccccacaacacaacttcttctaacacacacagaaatgcgtattcatacttacttaaacttgttaaatatctgtgtgaatctgaccaggtttgtttgttttgatgtcttttttgcagataagcaacacgtgcgtcctcgtctgagtcactgtaacgtcgcagatctaaaccgagtacttcgctccgaggtgttcgttagcgaagacttacaactccgggctgctcatctcatcctggggtacactcccatttcctcggacttccaggagatagaaaacgccatagttgcgggtgaccgaaggcgaaagaggataaacgtagctcggccccactttctggacgaccgcgacctcccggacgctcctaacaccgtttCGTACAACCAGCTTATAGCagcaattcccctcgccgtgcactcacaagcaactgttgttccagaagagcaggtgtcttcttcgcatacacttgacgacgagatagataaATTCCAtttcgaagacaccgagagacctcgcgggaatcagtttgttgttctttccgacgaggaggaagaagccaccgaggcctttGGAATcgcagggtttgtggttgccctaccTGAGGACGAATCTGAAGAAGATATGGGAAGAATgcagggtctcctcaccaatagagCTGCTAAGGTTGtagagaaaaagacggggacatcccaagttcccccatctttaccacctccccctcctccagctgagccaaaacttccagccgaggatcccaagaagaagaggaagggggataccGAGGGGACAACCaataaggaccccaagaaaccacaacaacaactcccaccagtccagcagcagaagctggacaaaggcaagggtagggcccgctcagttgaaagcggggaaatcagggacgaggcagaagtgcgccgagcaccaatCCCCTGGTACCCcgatctaagactggacggcgcacccatctcctgccagtccagtataagggcggttcaacaaggccatgcccatcacttggccgaagtgttggaacgccctcttctactgcccaaggatatggagaccttggagaaaatgagccagccacaactattcctctctttaaaaagagacttagtGCTGGTAAGTTTAACCCttgttaggaagattccacttttaacaatgtTCGTtagtttttttactattcctaactCTATCATACTTTGttgcaggccattcaggaggtcttcgtagccgagaagttcatagaagacactcggaagaaggccagaactgagctcgaaatcaggctggagactgagaaatccttgggtacagcccttgttgagaacgagaagctgacctcggaggtggctgatttgaggagagagaaaaatggggtcgagtcaaacttgaagaccatgaagacccagatagaaggacagcgcaagctccttcgcgaaagagatgaagagctctcccaagctcaaagggagtgctcggatctgaagaaggaactagcgctgatgaaggaagaagccagctccttccaactctctcttcaagctgccaagcaggcgagtttcgaagaaggggtagcaactacagaggagcagctgacagaggagttcgcagCTTTATGCcgggaatactgtcaaaaagtatggggggaagctttaaatgtagcaggagttcctctatcttcggatctgaggaagtccgagaacgtttggcttcccctggaaatacaggagattgaagaggctcctgctgctactcctacccccgagacaactcttcttGCTTtacctccggtggtcccacagcaaattcctaatcctacagaaccttctagttccaacaaagagaatgaaggaggaggggatgcagagaaggacttgagccagacagtggaacccaacgtccttccaacgaagacagcagataagggcaagcaagtcttgactccctttgagctggagttgagaaagaccgagggcaccagtacctctcaacaagatcctcctccaaaagcttaggacttagcttagggcttctctttttccatatttgaattatatgtaatttatatttgaatgattaatgaagaacaatttcatttgcttttcacttgggttgtatctgtttttactttactcTTTTTGTACTTATGACAGAAGTTTCCCATTATTACAtaacaaaagtttctcagagtaaacaaatctaactccaaggattgcacaatcataacttccacataatcatgtgcatattattaaaaatttaacaaaaggtgacctcatataacgattaaacccttgtaatgcataggtccgaggaccattcctaaCACAAATTTGCTtgacacttaaagatataaaacttaagagccaagttaattaatagTAACGCATTAACACCCAGACATAATATGaagttaactttgatcaaaATCGTGGTCCaaagataagacttaaccaattttccgtttgattcttaaaaactataacttcaaacgttaattttcccaaagtaggaggtccgaggacacagcataactaaggttctgtttaacaaatgataagacatcaatttccacaaggtttgtggtccgaggactacacttaaccaagtttctgtttgactctttaaaattgtaacttcaaatgttaattttcccaaagtaggaggtccgaagacctggcataactaaggttctgtttaacaaatgacaagatatcaatttccacaaggtttgtggtccgaggactgcacttaaccaagtttctgtttgactatTAAAaactgtaacttcaaatgttaattttcccaaagtaggaggtccgaggacacagaataactaaggttctgtttaacaaatgataagacatcaatttccacaaggtttgtggtccgaggactacacttaaccaagtttctgtttgactctttaaaattgtaacttcaaatgttaattttcccaaagtaggaggtccgaagacctgacataactaaggttctgtttaacaaatgacaagatatcaatttccacaaggtttgtggtccgaggactgcacttaaccaagtttctgtttgactcttaaaaactgtaacttcaaatgttaattttccaaaagtagggggtccgaggacacagcataactaaggttctgtttaacaaatgataagacatcaatttccacaaggtttgtggtccgaggactccacttaaccaagtttctgtttgactcttaaaaactgtaacttcaaatgttaattttcccaaagtaggaggtccgaagacctggcataactaaggttctgtttaacaaatgacaagatatcaattttcacaaggtttgtggtccgaggactgcacttaaccaagtttctgtttgactcttaaaaactgtaacttcaaatgttaattttcccaaagtaggaggtccgaagacctggcataactaaggttctgtttaacaaatgacaagatatcaatttccacaaggtttgtggtccgaggactgcacttaaccaagtttctgtttgactcttaaaaactgtaacttcaaatgttaattttcccaaagtaggaggtccgaggacacagcataactaaggttctgtttaacaaatgataagacatcaatttccacaaggtttgtggtccgaggacggcacttaaccaagtttctgtttgactctttaAAAATAACAGCTGCGAGcatcagagctactcataactttgaaatattaactgacaaaagcacatttcattaataataataccttctaagattatttacattccatggacgtggtacaattcgttcATCTAAGTcggctagcctatacgaccctatgcctgctattgaaacaatgcgataggggccttcccagttaggtcctagcttaccccaagctgggttcttagaagtgcctacaactttccttaatacaagatcaccaggcgcaagtggccttagcttcacgtgggcatcatatcatcgttttagcttctgctgataataagtcatttggaccatagctgcctcacgccgctcctcaagtaaatcaagatctctctccaggagtccattgttattctctggattaaaagagctcgtctttagggtgggaaaaccagattccagaggtattaccgcctcggctccataagtcatagagaatggcgtttctcccgtggacctgcgcggtgtggtccgatacgtccacagaacatgagggagctcttctacccatctgcctttcgcatcgtccaaccttttcttgagcccgttgactatgaccttgttaacggcctcggcttgcccatttccccgaggataagctggggtagagtatctatttgtgatacccatgtcaccacaatattgcctaaaggcgttgctgtcaaattgaacgccattgtcggagacaagtgtatgtggtataccgaatctagtgaaaatatttttccatataaatttcttggaatcaacatctcggatattggctaagggctcagcttcaacccatttagtgaagtagtctgtccctacgagcagccatcttttgtttccagcggctctcggaaatggccctacaatgtccaagccccattgtgcgaaaagccaaggactggagagagggttgagaacccctccaggttgatgaatattaggagcaaacctctgacactgatcacatttcctggcatagtcttgagcctccctttgcatattgggccaccaataaccctgagttagggctctatgggctaaggaccttcccccagtatggctcccacaaattccttcatgcaattcttccagtaatgcttctgttgattcggggtgcacacacaataagtacggtcctgaaaaggatcgtttatatagcttctggtcctcagacaaccagaaacgtggcgcctttcgacgcatcttttctgcttcag
This region includes:
- the LOC142605697 gene encoding protein DETOXIFICATION 42, encoding MSEGDYQYPSKDKRRIPICIFFNHARQIFKLDELGSEIAQIAVPAALAMAADPIASLIDTAFIGQIGPVELAAVGVSIALFNQVSRIAIFPLVSVTTSFVAEEDAIGSVSHEAQDCEHLETGSTTNGEDKELIPKNGTCENANKSQSNGGSFEIVKIDNERRHIPSASSALVIGSILGLIQAIFLIFGAKPLLGFMGVNSDSPMLTPAQQYLTLRSLGAPAVLLSLAMQGVFRGFKDTTTPLYATVAGDVTNIILDPLFMFVFRMGISGAAIAHVISQYLISVILLWKLIKKVDLLPPSIKHMQFGRFLKNGFLLLMRVIAATFCVTLAASMAARLGSTPMAAFQVCLQVWLTTSLLADGLAVAGQAILASAFAKKDYKKAEAAASRVFQLGLVLGLILATIVGVGLHFGARLFTKDVLVLQLISRGLPFVAATQPINALAFVFDGINFGASDFAYSAYSMIMVAIISILCLFLLSAGHGFIGIWVALTIYMSLRTFAGFWRIGTGTGPWNFLRS